A stretch of Ligilactobacillus faecis DNA encodes these proteins:
- a CDS encoding thymidine kinase, translated as MAQLFFRYGAMNSGKTIEILKVAHNYEEQDKSVIIMTSGLDDRDGVGYVSSRIGLKRKAFPIFEKDDLFQKVKELDPKAACVLVDEAQFLSKHHVLELTKVVDELNIPVMTFGLKNDFRNELFTGSKYLLLYADKIEEMKTICWFCNKKAIMNLRVNDGRPVYDGAQIEIGGNESYYPVCRKHYFKPLLDNGQIIK; from the coding sequence GTGGCACAGCTTTTTTTTCGTTATGGTGCGATGAATAGTGGAAAGACGATCGAGATCTTAAAAGTTGCTCATAACTATGAAGAACAAGATAAAAGTGTGATCATTATGACAAGTGGTCTCGATGATCGGGATGGAGTCGGGTACGTCTCCAGTCGGATCGGATTGAAGCGCAAAGCTTTTCCGATCTTTGAAAAAGATGATCTTTTTCAAAAAGTTAAAGAATTAGATCCTAAAGCGGCTTGCGTTTTAGTTGATGAAGCCCAATTTCTAAGTAAGCATCACGTTTTAGAATTAACAAAAGTCGTTGATGAATTGAATATTCCAGTAATGACATTTGGGCTAAAAAATGATTTTCGTAATGAGCTCTTTACAGGCTCGAAATACTTACTATTATATGCTGATAAGATCGAAGAGATGAAGACGATCTGTTGGTTTTGCAATAAAAAAGCGATCATGAATCTTCGTGTCAATGATGGGCGTCCAGTCTATGACGGAGCTCAGATCGAGATCGGAGGCAATGAATCATACTATCCTGTATGTCGTAAGCATTATTTCAAGCCACTGCTCGATAACGGACAGATCATTAAATAA
- the prfA gene encoding peptide chain release factor 1: MDKLFDRLQMLEDRYEELGELLSDPDVIADTKRFMELSKEMADLRETVEKYNKYKQIVQQIKDDEEMLSAGLDDDEMTTMVKEELATSKDEKEQLEEEIKILLLPKDPNDDKNIIMEIRGAAGGDEASLFAGDLFTMYSKYAERQGWNIEVIDKTLTEVGGFKEIALLINGKSVYSKLKYESGAHRVQRIPVTESAGRVHTSTATVVVMPEEEDVEIEIDPKDIRVDVYRASGAGGQHINKTSSAVRMTHLPTGIVVAMQDQRSQQQNREKAMKILRARVYDYYAEKEQSAYDENRKSAVGTGDRSERIRTYNYPQNRVTDHRIGLSLNKLDRVMNGELDDVIDALVLYDQTKALEELQNG, from the coding sequence ATGGATAAGTTATTTGATAGACTACAAATGCTTGAAGATCGCTACGAAGAGTTAGGGGAACTTCTCTCTGACCCAGATGTGATCGCAGATACAAAACGGTTTATGGAGCTCTCAAAAGAAATGGCCGATCTCCGTGAAACTGTCGAGAAGTATAATAAATATAAACAGATCGTACAACAGATCAAAGATGATGAAGAAATGTTGAGTGCCGGTCTTGATGACGATGAAATGACAACGATGGTCAAAGAAGAATTGGCGACTTCAAAAGATGAAAAAGAACAACTTGAAGAAGAGATCAAGATCTTGTTATTACCAAAAGACCCTAACGATGACAAAAATATCATCATGGAGATCAGAGGTGCTGCTGGTGGAGATGAAGCTAGTTTGTTTGCAGGTGATCTCTTTACGATGTATAGTAAATACGCTGAACGGCAAGGTTGGAATATCGAAGTGATCGATAAGACTTTGACTGAAGTTGGTGGTTTCAAAGAAATTGCGCTTTTGATCAACGGAAAAAGCGTTTACTCTAAATTGAAGTATGAATCAGGGGCTCACCGTGTGCAACGGATCCCAGTAACTGAATCTGCTGGTCGTGTGCATACATCAACGGCAACAGTAGTCGTAATGCCGGAAGAAGAAGATGTCGAGATCGAGATCGATCCTAAAGACATCCGCGTTGACGTTTATCGTGCTTCAGGTGCTGGTGGCCAACATATCAATAAAACGTCTTCTGCTGTGCGCATGACCCACTTACCAACAGGGATCGTAGTTGCGATGCAAGATCAACGTTCACAACAACAAAACCGCGAAAAAGCAATGAAGATCTTGCGGGCCCGGGTCTACGATTATTATGCTGAAAAAGAACAAAGTGCATACGATGAAAATCGAAAGTCAGCGGTCGGGACAGGTGATCGTTCTGAACGGATCAGAACTTATAATTATCCACAAAACCGTGTGACTGATCATCGGATCGGTCTGAGTTTGAATAAACTTGATCGGGTCATGAACGGAGAGTTAGACGATGTGATCGATGCTTTAGTTCTTTATGATCAAACTAAAGCCTTGGAAGAACTGCAAAATGGATAA
- the prmC gene encoding peptide chain release factor N(5)-glutamine methyltransferase — MDKITVFKAQQWAFSFINKHQKEESAAELLLCGQFGWDTTQLLMHYQDELSTKEWNLFKQNVEKYCQGWPAQYLLGKTKFFGLDLKVTPATLIPRQETEELVEWVLADEPKKGAKLLDIGTGTGAIGLTLKHERPDLDVTLSDISSEALAVAKVNAANLKTEVKLKQGDLFENITGQFDVIVSNPPYIAENERNLMDESVLLHEPKLALFAPDNGLYLYKRLAQEIAPYLTSKARLYLEIGFAQGASVVALFEKTFPQAQVDLKYDLSGNARMVRVEF, encoded by the coding sequence ATGGATAAAATAACAGTTTTCAAAGCTCAGCAATGGGCTTTTTCTTTTATAAATAAGCACCAAAAAGAAGAATCTGCCGCAGAATTATTATTATGTGGCCAATTTGGCTGGGATACGACCCAACTTTTAATGCATTACCAAGATGAACTTTCGACCAAAGAGTGGAATTTGTTCAAACAAAATGTCGAAAAATACTGTCAAGGTTGGCCTGCACAATATCTTTTAGGAAAGACGAAGTTTTTTGGCTTGGATCTTAAAGTCACCCCAGCAACTTTGATCCCACGGCAAGAAACAGAAGAGCTAGTAGAGTGGGTCTTAGCCGATGAACCTAAAAAAGGTGCAAAACTTTTAGATATCGGAACAGGAACAGGGGCGATCGGTTTGACATTAAAGCATGAACGACCTGATCTTGATGTGACCTTGAGTGATATTTCAAGTGAGGCTTTAGCTGTAGCAAAAGTAAATGCAGCCAATTTGAAGACTGAAGTCAAATTAAAGCAAGGAGACCTTTTTGAAAATATTACGGGACAGTTTGATGTCATCGTTTCCAATCCACCATATATCGCTGAGAACGAACGAAATTTGATGGACGAAAGTGTTTTACTGCATGAACCAAAGTTAGCGCTCTTTGCACCAGATAACGGTCTTTATTTGTATAAACGCTTAGCTCAAGAGATCGCGCCCTATCTTACTTCAAAAGCCCGACTATATTTAGAGATCGGCTTTGCTCAAGGGGCCTCTGTCGTAGCGCTCTTTGAAAAAACTTTTCCTCAAGCACAAGTAGATTTGAAGTATGACCTGAGCGGAAATGCGCGGATGGTCCGAGTTGAATTTTAA
- the atpE gene encoding F0F1 ATP synthase subunit C: protein MTTALALLGAGLAAGLAALGAGIGNGLLVSKTLEGMSRQPELSGQLRTTMFIGVGLVEATPIIAIVIAFMLMMK, encoded by the coding sequence ATGACAACAGCTTTAGCATTACTAGGTGCCGGTCTTGCAGCCGGTCTTGCTGCTCTAGGTGCCGGTATCGGTAACGGTTTACTTGTTTCAAAAACTTTGGAAGGTATGTCACGTCAACCAGAACTTTCTGGTCAATTACGGACAACGATGTTTATCGGTGTTGGACTTGTCGAAGCTACACCGATCATCGCGATCGTTATCGCTTTCATGTTAATGATGAAGTAG
- the atpF gene encoding F0F1 ATP synthase subunit B — translation MDSALLSAAEGGVQWGDFLFYLVTFIILIALIKHFAWGPVTEMMEKRAEKIANDIDSAEDARKKAEELAAKRESALKDSHVEASKIIDRAKQNGEQQKASIVSAAQAEVDTLKQNAKKDIAQEREEALANVKNDVAALSVEIASKIIQKELDAKDQEALVDSYIEGLGKQNGIK, via the coding sequence ATGGATTCAGCATTATTAAGCGCTGCTGAAGGCGGTGTTCAATGGGGCGATTTCTTGTTCTACTTAGTAACGTTCATTATTTTGATCGCATTGATCAAGCATTTTGCTTGGGGCCCTGTGACTGAAATGATGGAAAAACGTGCTGAAAAGATCGCAAATGACATCGACTCAGCAGAAGATGCCCGTAAAAAGGCAGAAGAGCTCGCAGCTAAACGCGAATCAGCTCTAAAAGATTCCCATGTTGAAGCTTCAAAAATCATTGATCGTGCTAAACAAAACGGTGAGCAACAAAAAGCTAGCATCGTTAGTGCTGCACAAGCTGAAGTCGACACACTAAAGCAAAACGCTAAAAAAGATATTGCCCAAGAACGTGAAGAAGCTTTGGCAAATGTCAAAAATGATGTAGCTGCTTTATCAGTCGAGATCGCTTCAAAGATCATCCAAAAAGAATTGGATGCTAAGGATCAAGAAGCCTTAGTTGACTCTTATATTGAAGGGTTGGGAAAGCAAAATGGCATTAAGTGA
- a CDS encoding type 1 glutamine amidotransferase produces MKYQLHLAHLYGDLLNTYGDIGNVLVLEYYAKQMDVELTSEVISLKTPFDSEKFDIAFFGGGQDYEQMIVSKDIQDKKQALTAFIEAGGPMLAICGGYQLLGKYYIGADGQRIEGIGALDHYTKSQDNNRFIGDIVIENEETGQTYHGFENHNGVTYLGKGERPLGKVLSGHGNNGQDQGEGAIYKNVYCSYFHGPILARNGQLAKRILLTALKRKYPEADLSSQEALVIKPTY; encoded by the coding sequence ATGAAATATCAACTTCATTTAGCACATCTCTACGGAGATCTCTTAAACACTTACGGTGATATCGGGAATGTCTTAGTTTTAGAATACTATGCTAAACAAATGGATGTTGAATTGACATCTGAAGTCATCTCACTGAAAACACCTTTTGATAGTGAAAAATTTGATATTGCCTTTTTTGGAGGCGGACAAGATTATGAACAAATGATCGTCTCTAAAGATATTCAAGATAAGAAGCAAGCGTTGACTGCTTTTATCGAAGCTGGCGGACCAATGCTTGCGATCTGTGGCGGTTATCAGCTACTTGGTAAATATTATATTGGTGCTGACGGCCAACGGATCGAAGGGATCGGAGCTTTAGACCATTATACAAAGAGTCAAGATAATAATCGTTTTATCGGTGATATCGTGATCGAAAATGAAGAAACAGGTCAAACATATCACGGTTTTGAGAACCACAATGGGGTCACCTACTTAGGTAAAGGCGAACGACCTTTAGGTAAAGTCCTTAGCGGACACGGAAATAATGGGCAAGATCAAGGAGAAGGTGCGATCTACAAAAATGTCTATTGCTCCTATTTCCACGGACCGATCTTAGCGCGTAACGGACAGTTAGCTAAGCGGATCTTACTCACAGCTTTAAAGCGTAAGTATCCTGAAGCTGACCTTAGCTCGCAAGAAGCTCTCGTCATCAAACCAACATACTAA
- the atpH gene encoding ATP synthase F1 subunit delta, whose amino-acid sequence MALSDQTIAKRYGKALFESAKEADVLEKTGLELAQLKQVLQAEPRFVSFMTSPSIKQEDKLSMLEHLKSGASDLTKNLVSMVYDYGRIANLEGIIDEFNRLTDEEEKTVRATVTTAIALDDARKDKIAASFAKVVGAKKVILDTKVDPEIIGGAILKSNSYIFDGSIRSKIAEIKRLLVK is encoded by the coding sequence ATGGCATTAAGTGATCAAACAATAGCTAAACGTTATGGCAAAGCTTTGTTTGAAAGTGCTAAAGAAGCTGATGTTTTAGAAAAAACTGGGCTTGAACTAGCGCAATTAAAACAAGTTTTGCAAGCTGAACCACGTTTTGTCTCTTTTATGACGAGCCCATCGATCAAACAAGAAGACAAACTTTCGATGTTAGAGCATTTAAAGAGTGGAGCTTCAGATTTGACGAAAAATTTAGTGTCGATGGTATATGACTACGGACGGATCGCCAATCTTGAAGGGATAATCGATGAATTTAACAGACTAACAGATGAAGAAGAAAAGACAGTGCGGGCCACTGTGACGACAGCGATCGCATTAGATGATGCACGTAAAGATAAGATCGCCGCTTCTTTTGCCAAAGTTGTTGGCGCTAAGAAAGTGATCTTAGATACGAAAGTTGACCCTGAGATCATCGGGGGCGCTATTTTAAAATCGAATAGTTATATTTTTGACGGTTCGATCCGTTCAAAGATCGCAGAGATCAAACGTCTGTTAGTAAAGTGA
- a CDS encoding Mur ligase family protein, with the protein MSFKSSLAIAAGKTSHWFLHNFMHGGTSLPGKLTLKLDPDVLQELAKDYEIVIITGTNGKTLTTALTVKTLQAKYENVLTNKSGSNMKQGIVTAFLTAKKTKSGKKLAVLETDEANVPIVCQYIAPKIFVLTNLFRDQMDRYGEIYTTYDKILKGVLMHPKALVIANGDAPIFNSKELPNEVIYYGFSDKEEQDQLAPANTDGLLCPNCQQILHFKYRSYSNLGKYFCPNCGFKRPELTYKVDQILAQTPQSSKFTINGHQVDLHIGGTYNIYNALAAYAVGAQLGVSPQAICQALSQNDEKVFGRQEVIDLDGKEVTMILVKNPVGLDQVLEMIKTDPEPFSLAVLLNANYADGIDTSWIWDGTFEELPFEKIPSVLTGGERYKDITFRLRVAGVPEENFAQRESLKDVLAYLKTMPTKHIYVLATYTAVLQLRKLLADEGYIKGGMD; encoded by the coding sequence ATGTCGTTTAAAAGTTCATTAGCGATCGCAGCGGGCAAAACGTCCCACTGGTTTTTGCATAATTTTATGCACGGTGGCACGTCACTTCCAGGAAAATTAACGTTAAAACTGGATCCCGATGTTTTACAAGAGCTTGCCAAAGATTATGAGATCGTGATCATCACTGGGACAAATGGAAAAACCTTGACAACTGCTCTGACAGTCAAGACTTTACAAGCAAAATATGAAAATGTTTTGACTAATAAAAGCGGTTCAAATATGAAACAAGGGATCGTCACGGCCTTTTTGACGGCTAAAAAAACTAAAAGCGGGAAAAAATTAGCAGTCCTTGAAACAGATGAAGCTAATGTCCCGATCGTTTGTCAATATATCGCACCAAAGATCTTTGTTTTGACAAATCTTTTTCGCGATCAAATGGACCGCTACGGAGAGATCTACACAACTTATGACAAGATCTTAAAAGGTGTTTTGATGCACCCCAAAGCCTTAGTGATCGCCAACGGAGATGCTCCGATCTTTAATAGTAAAGAATTACCCAATGAAGTTATCTACTACGGATTTTCTGATAAAGAAGAACAAGACCAACTTGCGCCGGCTAACACTGACGGCTTACTATGCCCAAATTGTCAACAGATCTTACACTTTAAATACCGTTCTTACAGTAATTTAGGCAAATATTTCTGTCCAAATTGTGGCTTCAAGCGTCCAGAACTGACTTATAAAGTCGATCAGATCTTAGCGCAGACCCCCCAATCATCCAAGTTTACGATCAATGGACACCAAGTCGATCTGCATATCGGTGGAACGTATAATATTTACAACGCTTTAGCGGCATACGCCGTGGGAGCACAACTTGGTGTTAGTCCACAAGCGATCTGCCAAGCATTGAGCCAAAATGACGAAAAGGTCTTTGGTCGCCAAGAAGTCATCGATCTTGATGGAAAAGAAGTTACGATGATCTTAGTTAAAAATCCAGTTGGTCTTGATCAAGTTTTAGAGATGATAAAGACCGATCCTGAACCATTTTCTTTAGCTGTGCTCTTGAATGCCAACTATGCTGATGGGATCGATACGAGCTGGATCTGGGATGGCACATTTGAAGAACTACCTTTTGAAAAGATCCCAAGCGTCTTGACTGGTGGCGAACGCTATAAAGATATCACTTTCAGATTACGCGTGGCTGGTGTGCCTGAAGAAAATTTTGCACAACGTGAAAGTTTAAAAGATGTCTTAGCATATCTCAAAACGATGCCAACAAAGCACATCTACGTTTTAGCAACTTATACAGCTGTTTTACAGCTCCGCAAACTTTTAGCCGATGAAGGTTATATCAAAGGAGGCATGGATTGA
- a CDS encoding L-threonylcarbamoyladenylate synthase: MLITKIYRPDEIKEAAKELRLGELIAFPTETVYGLGADATNEQAVKRVYLAKGRPSDNPLIVTVSSKEMVEKYTGALSKEAQKLMATFWPGSLTIVLPIKPGALSKAVTGGLETAAFRMPKNKTTLALIKEANVPLVGPSANSSGKPSPTTAQHVFHDLEGRIRGIVDDGPTTVGVESTIIDLSTKHPTILRPGLVTAEELETVLQTEVISDKHKVGQKETPKAPGMKYKHYAPSAQVVIVSPLEWEKALAFANANKQAVAIMALEKDLANVSTEIPTFSLGENITSASQRLFAGLRHFDDQIRPEIILCAGFAEEGLGAAYMNRLKKAAGETFFSDLKI, translated from the coding sequence GTGTTGATAACAAAGATCTATCGACCAGATGAGATCAAAGAAGCTGCAAAAGAGCTTCGTTTAGGTGAATTGATCGCCTTTCCGACTGAAACTGTCTACGGACTAGGGGCAGATGCAACTAATGAGCAGGCAGTCAAACGTGTTTATCTTGCCAAAGGACGTCCCTCAGATAATCCGCTGATCGTGACAGTTAGTTCTAAGGAGATGGTCGAAAAATATACAGGAGCATTATCAAAAGAGGCTCAAAAGTTGATGGCTACTTTCTGGCCGGGTTCGTTGACGATCGTTTTGCCGATCAAACCAGGCGCACTTTCAAAAGCAGTGACTGGAGGCTTAGAAACAGCTGCCTTTCGAATGCCAAAAAATAAAACAACATTGGCTTTGATCAAAGAAGCTAATGTCCCGCTTGTCGGACCTTCAGCTAATTCTTCTGGCAAACCTAGTCCTACGACAGCACAACATGTTTTTCATGATCTTGAAGGACGGATCAGAGGGATCGTTGATGATGGTCCAACAACAGTAGGTGTTGAGTCGACGATCATCGATCTCAGCACAAAACATCCGACGATCCTCCGCCCTGGTTTAGTCACAGCAGAAGAACTTGAAACGGTCTTACAAACAGAAGTGATCAGTGATAAGCATAAAGTTGGTCAAAAAGAAACACCTAAAGCTCCAGGAATGAAGTATAAGCACTATGCTCCAAGTGCTCAAGTTGTGATCGTTTCTCCTCTTGAGTGGGAAAAAGCCTTAGCGTTTGCTAACGCCAATAAACAAGCCGTTGCGATCATGGCACTTGAAAAAGATCTGGCAAATGTTTCAACAGAGATCCCGACATTTAGTTTAGGCGAAAATATCACAAGTGCTAGTCAACGTCTATTTGCAGGTCTGCGGCACTTTGATGATCAGATCCGTCCAGAGATCATTTTATGTGCTGGTTTTGCAGAAGAAGGCTTAGGTGCTGCTTATATGAACCGTTTGAAAAAAGCAGCGGGAGAGACATTTTTTTCTGATCTAAAAATTTGA
- the upp gene encoding uracil phosphoribosyltransferase produces the protein MGKFEVLDHPLIQHKLTIIRDKNCGTREFRQCVDEIAALMAYEVSREMPLEDVEVQTPMGVTTKKRLAGKKVVVVPILRAGLGMVEGILNLIPAAKVGHIGMYRDEETMQPHEYFVKMPSDLANREIFIVDPMLATGGSAIMAVDALKKRGAQSIKFVCLVAAPEGVEALRKAHPDIDIFAAALDERLDENGYIVPGLGDAGDRLFGTK, from the coding sequence ATGGGAAAATTTGAAGTATTAGATCATCCGTTGATCCAACATAAATTAACGATCATTCGCGATAAAAATTGTGGCACACGCGAATTTAGACAATGTGTCGATGAGATCGCAGCTTTAATGGCGTATGAAGTTTCACGTGAGATGCCTTTGGAGGATGTAGAAGTTCAAACGCCGATGGGAGTTACAACTAAGAAACGTTTAGCAGGTAAAAAGGTGGTCGTTGTCCCGATCTTACGTGCAGGTCTAGGGATGGTCGAAGGTATTTTGAACCTTATCCCAGCTGCTAAAGTTGGCCATATCGGGATGTATCGAGATGAAGAAACGATGCAGCCACATGAATACTTTGTAAAAATGCCTAGTGATCTTGCTAATCGTGAGATCTTTATCGTTGACCCAATGTTGGCGACTGGGGGGTCAGCGATCATGGCAGTTGATGCTTTAAAGAAGCGGGGGGCTCAATCGATCAAGTTCGTTTGTTTAGTAGCAGCACCTGAAGGGGTCGAAGCTTTACGTAAAGCTCATCCAGATATCGATATCTTTGCAGCAGCTTTAGATGAGCGTTTAGATGAAAATGGTTATATCGTTCCTGGGTTAGGGGATGCTGGTGACCGACTATTTGGAACTAAATAG
- the atpB gene encoding F0F1 ATP synthase subunit A, which produces MNEEAQVLEFFGIPFNVGNCLSGLVSAVVVFLLIFFFSRKLTLKPTGKQNMIEWMIDFTNGIVKSAMPDEQGKQYGLLAFTLFLFIFVSNQIGLAIQLPINGVTYLKSPTASPATTFTLAFLVLVLAHGMGISKFGFKGYVKNSYFSPMPVLLPMNLLEQFTNFLTLALRLYGNIFSGEVLLTTIYDQLAKSNGLWTFIPAIPLEIIWQAFSVFIGSIQAYVFVTLTMVYISQKVEKE; this is translated from the coding sequence GTGAATGAAGAAGCTCAAGTTCTGGAGTTTTTCGGTATCCCATTCAATGTCGGTAACTGCCTTTCTGGGCTCGTATCGGCTGTAGTTGTCTTTTTACTGATCTTTTTCTTTTCGCGAAAGCTAACGCTAAAACCTACCGGAAAGCAAAATATGATCGAGTGGATGATCGACTTTACAAATGGGATCGTCAAAAGTGCCATGCCGGATGAGCAAGGAAAACAATATGGTCTCCTTGCCTTTACGCTCTTCTTGTTCATCTTTGTCTCCAATCAGATAGGTCTAGCGATCCAACTTCCGATCAACGGTGTGACTTATCTCAAAAGTCCGACCGCTTCACCAGCCACGACTTTTACTTTAGCATTCTTAGTTTTAGTTTTGGCCCACGGGATGGGGATCTCTAAGTTTGGTTTCAAAGGATATGTTAAGAATTCATATTTTAGCCCGATGCCGGTGCTCTTACCAATGAATTTATTGGAACAATTTACGAATTTCTTAACATTAGCATTACGTCTCTACGGTAATATCTTCTCTGGTGAAGTGTTACTGACTACGATCTACGATCAGTTGGCAAAGTCAAATGGATTATGGACATTTATTCCAGCTATTCCACTTGAGATCATCTGGCAGGCATTTTCGGTCTTTATCGGATCGATCCAAGCCTATGTTTTTGTAACCTTGACAATGGTATATATTTCTCAAAAAGTCGAAAAGGAATAA
- the manA gene encoding mannose-6-phosphate isomerase, class I: MSEPLFLKPYFQEKIWGGQKLHDIYGYQIPSAHTGECWAISAHPHGPARVENGPYKGLTLDQVWEKHRAVFGNASGAVFPLLTKILDAKEDLSVQVHPDDAYAKEHEGELGKTECWYVLAAEEGAQMYYGHHAKSKKELAQMIKEEKWDKLLRKIPVKAGDFLYVPAGTIHAIGKGIMVLETQQSSDTTYRLYDFDRIDQTTGKKRELHLEDSINVTNVPHVDPKLEIKTSKQGAKKVTCFVKTDFFAVYKWELTGSATFEREKAPYTLVSVLEGDGQLEVSGRTYELKRGMHFILPNDVTSWTLAGDMMLIASEPGEKA, translated from the coding sequence ATGAGTGAACCGTTATTTTTAAAACCATATTTTCAAGAAAAGATCTGGGGCGGTCAAAAGCTCCATGATATTTATGGTTATCAGATCCCAAGTGCACACACGGGTGAGTGTTGGGCGATCTCAGCCCATCCACATGGTCCAGCGCGTGTTGAGAATGGTCCATACAAAGGACTGACACTTGATCAAGTTTGGGAAAAACATCGTGCCGTGTTTGGCAATGCTTCAGGCGCTGTTTTTCCTTTATTGACTAAGATCTTAGACGCTAAAGAAGATCTCTCAGTGCAAGTGCATCCAGATGATGCGTATGCTAAAGAACACGAAGGTGAGTTAGGCAAGACTGAATGTTGGTATGTTTTAGCGGCTGAAGAAGGCGCGCAGATGTATTATGGACACCATGCTAAAAGTAAAAAAGAGTTAGCTCAAATGATCAAGGAAGAGAAATGGGACAAACTTTTACGCAAGATCCCAGTCAAAGCAGGGGACTTTTTATACGTTCCGGCAGGTACGATCCACGCGATCGGTAAAGGGATCATGGTCCTAGAAACACAACAAAGCTCAGATACGACATATCGTCTATACGATTTTGATCGGATCGATCAAACGACAGGTAAAAAGCGTGAGTTACATTTAGAAGATTCGATCAATGTAACGAATGTGCCACACGTTGATCCTAAACTTGAGATAAAAACAAGCAAACAAGGTGCTAAAAAAGTGACCTGCTTTGTCAAAACCGATTTCTTTGCCGTATATAAATGGGAACTTACTGGAAGTGCAACTTTTGAACGAGAAAAAGCGCCATACACGCTTGTTTCTGTTTTGGAAGGTGACGGTCAGCTCGAAGTTTCAGGAAGAACATATGAACTTAAACGTGGGATGCATTTCATCTTGCCAAATGATGTTACTTCATGGACATTAGCAGGAGATATGATGTTGATCGCTTCTGAGCCTGGCGAAAAAGCGTAA